TGCAGAGGCAAGCGCTTCAGGTGCATTCTTATGTCGTGGCGATTCATACGCAAAAGCCGCAAAATAAATCGCCGCCTCTTCATGACGACCTTGTTTCAAAAGCGACATCGCATCATCATAGTGATCGGCGAAAAGTGGTTGAACAAAAAATGTAAGAAAAAAAAATATCAAAAACTTAAAAACAATTTCAAAACATTTCTTATTTGATACGGGTCCTGCCGCCTGCGGTGTTCCGGCCCTCCGCTGAAGACGGAGACCTCCCGGAACACGCTCCGGCGTCACCCGAATCTGATCAGTTTTGAAATTGTTTTTATGCATGCAGTATCTCTGGTTTCTTTTTCCCTAAAATACCTTCTTGAATTTTCACCAGCGCATCGAAAAGTTGTTCAGGTCTCGGCGGACAACCAGGAATATAAACATCGACGGGAATAATTTCATCGATCCCCTGAATCGTATGATAGTTGTCATAAAATCCACCGGTCGACGCACAGACACCGTAAGCAACAACCCATTTCGGATACGGCATCTGATCGTAAATACGTTTCAAAATAGGAGCTTGTTTATAACTCACGGTTCCCATGACGAGCAAGAGATCGGCCTGGCGCGGAGAAAAGCGGACGAGCTCAGCACCAAAACGAGAAATATCATAACGACTCGAAACAGCCCCCATAAACTCAATCGCGCAGCAGGCGGTTCCAAAAGGAAAAGGCCAGAGCGAATACTTTCGCGCCCAGTTTAAAAGGTCTTCGATTTTCGAGGTAATAATATCGGTACCGCCACTCATGACTTCTCCTCCCATTCAAGCGCTCCTCGTTTCCAGACATAGAGAAGACCCAAAAAGAGAATTCCAACAAAGACAATCATTTCAAAAAACATCAAAAATCCATCTCCTTTGATGACAAAATCGCGAAAAACAACCGCCCATGGATATAAAAAGACAATTTCCACATCAAAGATGATAAAAAGAACCGCAATGAGGAAAAAATTAATGGGAGTTCGAGGACGCACG
The Deltaproteobacteria bacterium RIFCSPHIGHO2_02_FULL_44_16 DNA segment above includes these coding regions:
- a CDS encoding NADH-quinone oxidoreductase subunit B; amino-acid sequence: MGGEVMSGGTDIITSKIEDLLNWARKYSLWPFPFGTACCAIEFMGAVSSRYDISRFGAELVRFSPRQADLLLVMGTVSYKQAPILKRIYDQMPYPKWVVAYGVCASTGGFYDNYHTIQGIDEIIPVDVYIPGCPPRPEQLFDALVKIQEGILGKKKPEILHA